A part of Chanodichthys erythropterus isolate Z2021 chromosome 4, ASM2448905v1, whole genome shotgun sequence genomic DNA contains:
- the mep1a.1 gene encoding meprin A, alpha (PABA peptide hydrolase), tandem duplicate 1, which yields MLLPKLIIFAVLAVALHAIPVSTRIHEVEDDPNFNPFINLGAKTRLIEGDIALPPGRVGLIDKAYRWKFPIPYILSDSLDLNAKGAIHQAFEMYRLKSCVDFKPYEGEKTYIKFEKRDGCWSYVGDLQNGQVLSLGSGCDHKAVIEHELLHALGFYHTQSRQDRDDYVKIWLDQVTEGMEHNFNKYDDSFVTDLNTPYDYESVMHYRPFAFNKDPSIPTITTNIPEFFNIIGQYLDFSEMDVVRLNRMYNCSSSLTLLDQCAFENINICGMVQSLTDDADWVHLKSSPDSEDHTLGGLCRDSGYTMHIDTSTGNAEQSALLESRILYPKRKLQCLQFFYKMTGSVKDRLVIWAKMDDGTGTVRKLKKLHTIWADEDKTWKIAHVSMQMGAKFRYAFQAVKGDPDNSKGGIFIDDISLTETHCPAAVWRIQNFSSILETADYNTVLTSPRFYSPEGYGYGVQVRPVSGYSDYTGNYTGLYFHLASGDNDIVMQWPAVNRQATIVVMDQDPDIKLRMSSARSLTTDLTAVSGDQLIWDNPRNYGTFDPSCQCYRGQSLGWKSFIKHYDLRRRNYLKNDDLIIFVDFEDLTSLINSEVPVAPKVRGH from the exons ATGCTTTTACCGAAGCTGATCATCTTTGCAGTGCTGGCTGTAGCACTTCATGCT ATTCCAGTTTCAACTCGTATTCATG AGGTTGAAGATGATCCAAATTTCAACCCTTTCATCAATCTTG GAGCAAAAACCCGGCTGATTGAGGGAGACATAGCCCTACCT CCTGGTCGAGTTGGTCTTATTGACAAAGCATACAGGTGGAAGTTCCCTATTCCATACATTCTATCTGACAGCCTGG ACCTTAATGCAAAAGGTGCTATCCATCAGGCATTTGAAATGTACCGTCTAAAATCATGTGTTGATTTCAAACCTTATGAGGGAGAGAAGACATACATCAAATTTGAGAAAAGAGATGG GTGCTGGTCTTACGTTGGAGATCTACAGAACGGGCAGGTGCTTTCTCTGGGGTCAGGCTGTGACCACAAGGCTGTGATTGAGCATGAATTGCTGCATGCCCTGGGCTTTTACCATACGCAGTCTCGCCAGGATCGAGATGACTATGTGAAGATCTGGCTAGATCAGGTCACTGAAG GCATGGAGCATAACTTCAACAAATATGATGACAGTTTTGTCACAGATCTAAATACGCCATATGACTACGAGTCCGTCATGCATTATCGTCCATTTGCTTTCAACAAAGACCCCAGTATTCCTACCATCACGACCAATATCCCAGAGTTCTTCAACATCATAGGGCAGTACCTGGACTTTAGTGAGATGGATGTTGTCAGACTGAATCGAATGTACAACTGTT cCTCTTCTCTTACCCTGCTGGACCAGTGTGCTTTTGAAAACATAAACATTTGTGGGATGGTGCAGAGTTTGACTGACGATGCTGACTGGGTCCATCTTAAGAGCTCTCCTGACTCCGAGGATCATACTCTCGGTGGACTATGCAGAG ATTCAGGATATACTATGCACATTGACACCTCCACTGGAAATGCAGAACAATCCGCTCTCCTTGAATCCCGCATCCTATATCCTAAGAGGAAGCTGCAATGCCTCCAGTTTTTCTACAAAATGACAGGGAGTGTAAAAGACAGGCTAGTGATTTGGGCAAAGATGGATGATGGAACAGGAACTGTGAGAAAATTAAAGAAACTGCATACAATCTGGG CTGATGAAGACAAAACATGGAAGATTGCGCATGTGTCAATGCAAATGGGGGCAAAATTCCGCTATGCCTTCCAGGCGGTGAAAGGAGACCCCGACAACTCTAAAGGAGGCATATTCATCGATGACATCAGCCTGACAGAGACGCACTGCCCAGCCGCTGTCTGGCGCATCCAGAACTTCTCGAGCATCCTGGAAACAGCTGACTACAACACTGTGCTGACCAGCCCTCGTTTCTACAGTCCTGAGGGTTACGGTTATGGTGTTCAAGTACGGCCAGTGTCTGGCTACTCTGATTACACTGGCAACTACACTGGTCTGTATTTCCATCTGGCCAGTGGTGACAATGACATTGTGATGCAGTGGCCTGCTGTGAACCGCCAGGCCACCATAGTGGTGATGGACCAGGATCCAGACATTAAGCTGAGGATGTCCTCTGCTCGTAGCCTCACCACTGACCTGACCGCAG TCAGTGGGGACCAACTAATATGGGACAATCCAAGAAATTATGGGACCTTTGACCCAAGCTGCCAGTGTTATCGAGGACAGTCATTGGGATGGAAGAGTTTCATAAAACACTACGACTTACGCAGACGGAATTACCTGAAAAATGATGACCTCATCATCTTTGTTGACTTTGAGG ACTTAACAAGCCTGATAAACAGCGAAGTTCCGGTTGCACCAAAGGTTCGAGGCCATTAA
- the mep1a.2 gene encoding meprin A subunit alpha — MDSVWRIILFIVLLTLKVHALPTQYGKDADAGELREDILEINLESQRDLFEGDIAGDPRRNAILDEKARWEFPIPYILTDSLDLNAKGVILQAFEMYRLKSCVDFKPYEGESTYISFTKLDGCWSFVGDLKTGQNVSIGDRCDTKAIVEHELLHALGFYHEQSRSDRDDYVQIWWDQIIPGKEHNFNKYEDDFITDLNTPYDYESIMHYRPLSFNKDPDIPTITTTIPAFNNVIGQRLDFSALDLERLNRMYECTATHTLLDQCAFEQINICGMIQNDEDDADWVHTLSSTDLKDHTLGGHCRDAGYFMKFDATNKSVGHSALLESRILYPKRKQQCLEFFYRMSRGPGDQLVIWVRRDDGSGTVRKVGKVHTITGDGDESWKIALVTLNVEEKFRYFFQGIVGSSNTSGGIFIDDITLTETACPNAVWRIQNFTNLLNTIPHGHRVQSPRFYNSDGYAYGINVYPNGRINSSEEFVGITFHLFSGENDAVLEWPAVNRQVTVTAMDQNPDKTLQMSNSRSFTTDADMRWSKPSTVGEWDESCLCYRGPEFGWGTFISHNQLHRRDFLKNDDLIVIVNFDDLAHLVKSEVPTKLELSSNPQPAEDDFESPKVRVPRAISDPCQPNPCRNGGACVIHQGRAACRCVSGQAIIYTGDTCEKQHIDGGILGVLVGGAAGTIALTVAIIAVIYRQN; from the exons ATGGACTCTGTGTGGAGAATCATTCTCTTCATAGTACTTCTTACGCTCAAG GTGCATGCCCTTCCAACACAATATG gCAAGGATGCAGATGCAGGTGAATTACGGGAGGACATTCTTGAAATCAATTTAG AGTCCCAGAGAGATTTGTTTGAAGGAGATATTGCTGGAGAT CCACGAAGAAATGCAATATTGGATGAAAAAGCAAGATGGGAGTTTCCCATTCCATACATACTCACAGATAGTTTGG ATCTTAATGCAAAAGGAGTGATCCTTCAAGCATTTGAAATGTATCGTCTCAAGTCTTGTGTGGACTTTAAGCCCTATGAAGGAGAGAGCACCTATATTTCTTTCACAAAACTGGATGG ATGTTGGTCATTTGTGGGAGATTTAAAGACGGGCCAGAATGTCTCCATAGGAGACAGATGTGACACCAAGGCCATCGTAGAACATGAACTTCTCCATGCGCTGGGTTTCTACCATGAGCAATCTCGCTCAGATAGAGATGACTATGTTCAAATCTGGTGGGATCAAATCATTCCAG GAAAGGAGCATAATTTCAATAAGTATGAGGATGATTTTATAACTGATTTGAACACGCCCTATGATTATGAGTCCATCATGCACTACAGGCCTCTGTCTTTCAACAAGGACCCTGATATTCCCACCATAACCACCACCATCCCTGCCTTCAATAACGTAATAGGACAGCGCTTAGACTTCAGTGCTCTTGATCTGGAAAGACTGAATCGCATGTATGAATGCA CTGCAACCCACACTCTCCTAGATCAATGTGCCTTTGAGCAGATCAACATTTGTGGAATGATTCAGaatgatgaagatgatgctgACTGGGTCCACACTTTGAGCTCTACAGATTTAAAGGATCACACACTTGGAGGACATTGCAGAG ATGCAGGCTATTTTATGAAGTTTGACGCCACTAACAAGTCTGTGGGACACAGTGCTTTGTTGGAGTCACGGATTCTTTACCCCAAGAGAAAGCAACAGTGCCTTGAGTTCTTCTACAGGATGAGTCGAGGCCCTGGTGACCAGCTCGTTATTTGGGTCAGAAGGGATGATGGATCTGGCACTGTTCGCAAAGTCGGGAAAGTTCACACAATCACAG GGGATGGGGATGAATCATGGAAGATTGCACTCGTCACTCTAAATGTTGAGGAAAAGTTCCGGTACTTCTTCCAGGGTATTGTGGGCTCCAGCAATACATCAGGAGGGATCTTTATAGATGACATTACTCTGACTGAGACAGCATGCCCTAATGCTGTCTGGAGGATTCAGAACTTCACTAACCTTCTCAATACTATCCCACATGGCCACAGAGTTCAGAGTCCTCGTTTTTACAACTCTGATGGTTACGCTTATGGAATTAATGTTTATCCAAATGGCAGGATAAACTCCTCTGAAGAGTTTGTTGGGATCACCTTTCACCTTTTCTCTGGTGAAAATGATGCAGTATTAGAATGGCCTGCAGTGAATCGGCAAGTCACAGTTACAGCTATGGATCAAAATCCAGACAAAACTCTTCAAATGTCTAACAGCAGAAGCTTCACCACTG ATGCTGACATGCGGTGGAGTAAACCTTCTACGGTTGGAGAATGGGACGAAAGCTGCCTTTGCTACCGAGGTCCAGAGTTTGGCTGGGGCACTTTCATCTCACACAATCAGCTCCATAGGCGAGACTTCCTCAAGAACGATGACCTGATCGTCATTGTCAATTTTGATG ATTTGGCACATCTTGTAAAATCTGAAGTTCCAACCAAGCTCGAACTCTCAAGTAACCCCCAGCCTGCAGAAGACGACTTTGAGAGCCCAAAAGTCCGGGTGCCACGAGCAATCAGCGACCCATGTCAGCCAAACCCCTGCCGTAATGGAGGAGCATGTGTCATACATCAGGGGAGAGCAGCATGCAG GTGTGTCTCTGGACAGGCCATTATCTACACAGGAGACACTTGTGAGAAACAGCACATTGATGGAGGAATTCTGGGAGTTTTGGTCGGTGGTGCTGCAGGAACCATAGCTCTTACTGTTGCCATTATAGCTGTGATCTACAGGCAGAACTAA